TAGCTAAACGTTGTAATTGTTTTAGAAGATCAGTTTCGCGAAAACTATTTGGATAATGCTTGAGTATAACTGATTCTTCTCTAAGTGGGCGTACGCTTTCATGAATATGTACACCTTCTGTATTGGGTAGGAAAAAAGTTGCGTCCTCTTTTATTGATATATGTTGGATATGAAAAATAGGTTCGTTTTTCTTTCTAAAGAGCTGTAGTAGTTGGCTGGCATATGCGCTTGCTTCTGCTGGATTACGTAATTCCATCTTTCCGTGTGGAAAATAATCATTTTGAATATCAACGAGTAAAAGAGCTGTTTTCATATATTTATCTTCCTCCAATTTCATATTCAAATAATGGTATTCAATTAGTAGAGAAGATTATCCTTTTAAAAAATATGCAAGAGGAGAATTTTACATAACTTTAAAGGTTACTATTTTCTATTAAATTTTTCATCTGAAAATTTTAATAAAGAAATAATTAATATTTTTCTAAAAAATGTATTGACTCTTATTATTCTGAGTTCTATAATGAGAATTAATTAAACGACAATTAAATCGATACATTCTTATCCAGAGAGGTGGAGGGACTGGCCCTACGATACCTCAGCAACGGGTTTTTTTAATACCGTGCTAACTCCAGCAAGCCATATAAAGGCTTGGAAGATGAGAAGATGTGACCGAGTACATATAAGTGCTCTCCTTCTTATCTTTATGGTTGATAAGAAGGAGAGCACTTTTTATTTTACCTCGAGAGCTCTACTTCAAGTTTTTACAGCATATAGGAGGGGGAAAAATGATTTCTTTTAATAATGTAAGTAAAGTATATGAATCAGGTGGGCAATCTGTTCATGCGGTGGAGGATGTAACGTTATCAGTTGAGAAAGGCGAAATTTTTGGCATTATCGGTTTTAGTGGCGCTGGAAAGAGTACATTATTACGCCTAGTAAACATGTTAGAGAGACCAACGGCAGGAACGATTTCAATAGATGATAAAGATATTACATCATTATCGACGAAAGAATTACGGAAGCTAAGACAAAGAATCGGGATGATTTTTCAAAGTTTTAATTTATTTAATTCAAGAACAGTGTTTGGGAATATTGCTTATCCATTAAAGTTAGCAAAAGTACCAAAGAATGAGATAAAAGAAAGAGTAAATGAATTGCTGAAGTTTGTAGGGTTAGAAGATAAGGCAAACAATTATCCAGAGCAGCTATCAGGCGGACAAAAGCAGCGTGTAGGTATTGCTAGAGCACTTGCAACATCACCAGATATTCTTATATGTGATGAGGCAACATCAGCTTTAGATCCAGAAACAACGACAGAAATTCTAAACTTATTAAAGAAAGTAAATCGAGAATATAATTTAACAATTCTTCTTATTACACATGAAATGCATGTCGTGAAAGAAATTTGTCACCGTGTAGCTGTAATGGAAAAAGGAAAAGTTATTGAAGAAGGAAAACTGTTTGATGTTTTCACACAACCAAAAACAACGACGACTCAAAACTTTGTACGTTCTGTTATTAATGATCATTTACCGGAAAGTGTTTTAGCGAAAATTCAAAATGGTGGTCAGATTTATCGCCTAACATTTACTGGTGAGGAAACAGGACAGCCGGTACTATCATATATCGCAAAAAACTATAACGTGGATGTAAATGTACTGTACGGAAATATTATTGAACTTCAAAATGTGCTATTTGGAAATCTTCTTGTAGAATTGCAAGGTGAACAGAGGGAAATTCAAAAAGCATTACAACATCTAAGACTGCAAGTGCAGCTGAAGGAGGTAGAAGCTCATGCGAGTTGATTGGAGTATATTTTGGCCGCGCATACTAGATGCGACGGGAGATACCCTCTTAATGGTAATTGTAACCCTTATATTCGCTACAATTCTTGGTATACCTCTAGGTTTACTTTTATATGTAACGAGAAAAGGAAACTTTTTAGAAAATAAATGGGTCTTTTCTATTCTTAATATCATCATTAATACAATTCGTCCGATTCCATTCATTATCTTCTTAGTAGCTTTAAGCCCGTTAACAAGAAGTGTTATCGGAACGACAATTGGAACAGCAGCAGCAATTTTTCCAATGACGTTAGTTGCATCAATTGGTATCGCTAGAATGGTTGAAACAAATCTTGTTTCTGTTCCGAAAGGGGTAATTGAAGCAGCGCAAGCGATGGGTGCTTCACCAATTAGAATTGTTTTTGAAATCCTTGTACCAGAAGCGTTAGCGCCATTAATT
This genomic window from Bacillus anthracis str. Vollum contains:
- a CDS encoding methionine ABC transporter permease, whose product is MRVDWSIFWPRILDATGDTLLMVIVTLIFATILGIPLGLLLYVTRKGNFLENKWVFSILNIIINTIRPIPFIIFLVALSPLTRSVIGTTIGTAAAIFPMTLVASIGIARMVETNLVSVPKGVIEAAQAMGASPIRIVFEILVPEALAPLILGVTFMTVGLIEFSAVAGLVGGGGLGDLAMTYGYQRFDTSVMFVTVVLLIILVQLAQNLGNYFAKVFLRRS
- a CDS encoding cysteine hydrolase family protein gives rise to the protein MKTALLLVDIQNDYFPHGKMELRNPAEASAYASQLLQLFRKKNEPIFHIQHISIKEDATFFLPNTEGVHIHESVRPLREESVILKHYPNSFRETDLLKQLQRLAIEHVVICGMMTHMCIDATVRAAFDFGLQCTVIHDACATKDLSFKNATIPAVYIHNTILASLNGVYANVMSTEEFLATKKHSLQ
- a CDS encoding methionine ABC transporter ATP-binding protein — translated: MISFNNVSKVYESGGQSVHAVEDVTLSVEKGEIFGIIGFSGAGKSTLLRLVNMLERPTAGTISIDDKDITSLSTKELRKLRQRIGMIFQSFNLFNSRTVFGNIAYPLKLAKVPKNEIKERVNELLKFVGLEDKANNYPEQLSGGQKQRVGIARALATSPDILICDEATSALDPETTTEILNLLKKVNREYNLTILLITHEMHVVKEICHRVAVMEKGKVIEEGKLFDVFTQPKTTTTQNFVRSVINDHLPESVLAKIQNGGQIYRLTFTGEETGQPVLSYIAKNYNVDVNVLYGNIIELQNVLFGNLLVELQGEQREIQKALQHLRLQVQLKEVEAHAS